Genomic DNA from Halorussus rarus:
CACGCCGGCGACACCTCGCTCCAGACCGAGATGCGCGACGTCGTCGGCCCGTTCCTCGAACCCGACGTCGCCGCGGTGCCCATCGGCGACCACTTCACCATGGGGCCGTGGCAGGCCGCGGTCGCGGTCGACTGGGTCGACGCCGACTACGCGCTCCCAATGCACTACGACACCTTCCCGCCCATCGAGCAGGACCCCGACGACTTCCGGCGCGAGGTCGAGGCCACGGGCAGCGACGCCGAGGTGCGGATTCTGGAGGGCGACGAGACGTTCGACCTCGGCGAGGAACTCGACTACTGACGCCCGGCGGTCCGCCGCCTTCGGTCGGTCCCGGCTTTTCCGACGGCGTGTTCCCTTTCGCGGGTCATCGCGGTTCGCCGGGGCGTTCCGCTCGACCCGGACGTGAGCAATACTTAGGGGTCTGGCGGGCGAAGCTCCGCCCGCATGTCGAAGAACGTCATCACCGTCTCCAGAGAGGGGTACACCGCCGACAACGACATCCGCGAGTTCGAGATGACCGTCGACGCGACCGGCGAGGAGGCGCCCGACACGCTCGAAACGCTGCTCGCCGCGTACGGGTCGTGCTACGTCCCGGCGCTCCGGGTCGGCGCCGAGCAGCGCGACGTCGGCGACCTCGGTCGAATCGAGATCGACGTGAACGGCGACCTCAACGACGACGACAAGCTGAAAGCCGTCCAGTTCGCCGTCAAGACCGAAGCCGAGATGGACGACGGACAGGCCGACGAGGTCGTCACGCGGGCCAACCAGCTCTGCAAGGTCCACGACGCCCTGAAGGCCGAGATCGAGGCCGACGTCACAGTCGAGAGCGACGCGTTCTGAATCGGCACCGGCCGCCGACCCGGCCGTCTTTCGCCAGGAAACTGCCGAATGACGGCCGCTAAGTTGGA
This window encodes:
- a CDS encoding OsmC family protein, with protein sequence MSKNVITVSREGYTADNDIREFEMTVDATGEEAPDTLETLLAAYGSCYVPALRVGAEQRDVGDLGRIEIDVNGDLNDDDKLKAVQFAVKTEAEMDDGQADEVVTRANQLCKVHDALKAEIEADVTVESDAF